From Geomonas agri, one genomic window encodes:
- a CDS encoding cytochrome C yields MLLKSLVFLVVTTLLVAGCGGGSANNATGVSKLAQSQKCMDASCHAGSVSPGTGALIVQEWMNSTHNTQNGAGCADCHEPHPGHPESCAKCHGGGSGVATQNPDSAGKCDKCHGLSHPNDIQVRLAPQHFGNMTTSINNSTYRASYLSSNYIRNCRNCHNPHDPTTAMAANAEWAESGHGDVLSGARTRYDFKTRGSYEPYNLTYQYYCVRCHTSTGYINFVTSGFSDVRPFAGPGYAVVQNYPVKVAPGAAQPADAPSPDKTKEVTACNVCHDNGAGRAYNWATRVVGAYRGYYNFSSSNSSPTVKLNNSVTVYPDVNDSNVCVPCHSGRGIGSMIYAAQASGMDFSNTSAPGAHDRAAATLIFRTGGYEFIGRNYVPDYYLHRYIGVGNQNGTGNKGPCVTCHMNSAAPHSFLPVDKDSTGTITAIVSQTCAHCHTGDHALSPAFLQNEKKGYAAAIAMLNVLKTDPALPANTLNPTRSKVRPLANKNSDYNAAFPGGGANTMGAFFNSSLLQNDPGAFAHNRIYTKRLIYDSIDWLSNGVMDNDVESAINNATLAVNSNTGKVSLSNPILGGDYITARLPTVDYSAAFAQVKADAITYLLGGPGGGRP; encoded by the coding sequence ATGCTGCTAAAAAGCCTTGTTTTCCTCGTTGTCACTACGCTCCTCGTGGCAGGGTGCGGAGGTGGTTCCGCCAACAACGCCACCGGAGTCTCGAAGCTTGCCCAGTCCCAAAAGTGCATGGACGCAAGCTGTCACGCCGGCTCGGTCTCACCGGGAACCGGCGCGTTGATCGTCCAGGAGTGGATGAACTCCACGCACAACACCCAAAACGGAGCGGGATGCGCCGACTGTCACGAGCCCCACCCCGGTCACCCGGAGTCCTGTGCCAAATGTCACGGCGGCGGTAGCGGCGTGGCGACGCAGAACCCGGATTCCGCCGGCAAATGCGACAAGTGCCACGGGCTCTCGCACCCCAACGACATCCAGGTGAGACTCGCGCCGCAGCATTTCGGCAACATGACCACGAGCATCAACAACAGCACCTACAGGGCCTCGTACCTGAGTTCCAATTACATCCGCAACTGCCGCAACTGTCATAACCCGCACGACCCGACCACGGCGATGGCGGCCAACGCCGAGTGGGCAGAGTCCGGACACGGCGACGTGCTCTCCGGAGCGAGAACCCGCTACGACTTTAAGACCCGCGGCAGCTACGAACCGTACAATCTGACCTACCAGTACTACTGTGTTCGTTGCCACACCTCCACCGGGTACATCAACTTCGTCACCAGCGGCTTCTCCGACGTGAGACCCTTCGCGGGCCCGGGATACGCGGTGGTGCAGAACTACCCGGTCAAGGTGGCACCCGGCGCCGCGCAACCCGCGGATGCACCGTCCCCGGACAAAACAAAAGAAGTTACCGCCTGCAACGTCTGCCACGACAACGGAGCCGGCCGGGCCTACAACTGGGCCACCCGCGTCGTGGGTGCCTACCGCGGCTATTACAACTTCTCGTCCTCCAACAGCTCTCCGACGGTCAAGCTCAATAACAGCGTCACCGTCTACCCCGACGTGAACGACTCCAACGTCTGCGTCCCCTGCCATTCCGGCCGCGGCATCGGTTCCATGATCTACGCCGCGCAGGCCTCCGGGATGGACTTCAGCAATACCTCTGCGCCGGGAGCACACGATCGCGCCGCGGCAACCCTTATCTTCCGGACCGGAGGGTACGAGTTCATCGGCAGGAACTACGTACCTGATTACTACCTGCACAGGTACATCGGCGTGGGGAACCAAAATGGCACCGGCAACAAAGGTCCCTGCGTGACCTGTCACATGAACAGCGCGGCCCCCCACAGCTTCCTCCCCGTTGATAAGGACAGCACCGGCACCATCACGGCCATTGTCAGCCAAACCTGTGCGCACTGCCACACCGGTGACCATGCCCTCTCCCCTGCCTTTCTGCAGAACGAGAAGAAAGGTTACGCAGCGGCCATCGCCATGCTGAACGTCCTGAAGACCGATCCGGCCCTGCCGGCCAACACACTGAATCCAACCCGTTCAAAGGTTAGGCCCCTGGCCAACAAGAACTCCGACTACAACGCGGCCTTCCCCGGCGGCGGGGCCAACACCATGGGAGCCTTCTTCAACTCCAGCCTGCTGCAGAACGACCCCGGTGCCTTCGCCCACAACCGTATTTACACCAAGAGGCTCATCTACGATTCCATCGACTGGTTGAGCAACGGCGTTATGGACAACGACGTGGAGAGCGCGATCAACAATGCGACCCTGGCGGTCAACAGCAATACCGGCAAGGTGTCCCTCAGTAACCCGATCCTGGGCGGGGACTACATCACGGCACGACTCCCGACCGTCGACTATTCGGCCGCCTTCGCTCAGGTCAAGGCAGACGCCATCACCTACCTGCTTGGCGGCCCCGGCGGGGGACGCCCGTAA
- the hpnI gene encoding bacteriohopanetetrol glucosamine biosynthesis glycosyltransferase HpnI produces the protein MLREALPFLAVAPALAYAGITLFCGRSFFAAPVALADHAPPVSILKPVRGLDGDSFENFSSFCRQDYPCYQIVFAVASPEDPVIAVIRRLMTTYPETDIELVVDPAIHGANYKVCNLMHAYAKAKHPLLVVCDSDIRVEDQYLRQVCASFADPEVGLVTSLYRSSQVAGTGCAIEALGFCCEMIPNVMAALKLEGLSFALGASMAVRREALERIGGFEALVDYLADDYQLGNMIHKAGYRLELSPYFVESMMRGDERLAELLSRQLRWGRTMRVSRPGGYLASGITLPFPGALLALLISGFSLAGWGAAALLYLVRSLVCTSYSQSLVKDRLLPRWLWLLPLRDGLSFGVWALSLIGNRVRWRGDLFLLEKGGKIVAMADKDKSPLSPLRKGGDAGSRAVE, from the coding sequence ATGCTGCGCGAAGCCCTCCCGTTTTTAGCTGTTGCACCTGCCTTGGCCTACGCCGGCATCACTCTGTTCTGCGGCCGCAGCTTCTTCGCCGCGCCTGTCGCTCTGGCCGACCACGCGCCACCGGTTTCCATCCTGAAGCCGGTCCGGGGGCTCGACGGCGACAGCTTCGAGAACTTCTCCTCTTTCTGCCGCCAGGACTACCCCTGCTACCAGATCGTTTTTGCGGTCGCTTCGCCTGAGGATCCCGTCATTGCCGTGATCAGGCGGCTGATGACGACCTACCCGGAGACGGACATCGAGCTGGTGGTCGATCCCGCCATCCACGGGGCCAACTACAAGGTGTGCAACCTGATGCATGCCTACGCCAAGGCGAAGCACCCCCTTCTGGTGGTCTGCGACAGCGACATCAGGGTCGAGGATCAGTACCTGCGCCAGGTCTGCGCCTCCTTTGCCGACCCCGAGGTCGGGCTGGTAACCTCGCTGTACCGCAGTTCGCAGGTGGCGGGAACCGGCTGTGCCATCGAGGCGCTGGGCTTTTGCTGCGAGATGATTCCCAACGTGATGGCGGCGCTGAAGCTGGAGGGGCTTTCCTTTGCACTAGGGGCGTCGATGGCGGTGCGCCGGGAGGCACTGGAGCGGATCGGAGGCTTCGAGGCGCTGGTCGATTACCTCGCCGACGACTACCAGTTGGGCAACATGATTCACAAGGCCGGCTACCGGCTGGAACTGTCGCCCTACTTCGTAGAGAGCATGATGCGCGGGGACGAGAGGCTCGCCGAACTGCTGTCGCGGCAGCTGCGCTGGGGTCGCACCATGCGGGTCTCCCGCCCGGGAGGGTACCTTGCTTCGGGGATCACGCTGCCGTTCCCGGGGGCGCTCCTCGCGCTGCTTATCTCAGGATTCTCCCTGGCGGGGTGGGGCGCCGCGGCGCTTTTGTACCTGGTGCGGTCGCTGGTCTGCACCAGCTACAGCCAATCGCTGGTCAAGGACAGGCTCCTGCCGCGCTGGCTGTGGCTGTTGCCGTTGAGGGATGGGCTTTCCTTCGGGGTGTGGGCGCTGTCGCTGATCGGCAACCGGGTGCGCTGGCGCGGCGATCTGTTCCTCCTGGAGAAGGGAGGGAAGATCGTGGCGATGGCAGATAAAGACAAATCCCCCCTGTCCCCCCTTCGCAAAGGGGGGGACGCTGGTTCTCGGGCTGTGGAGTAA
- the shc gene encoding squalene--hopene cyclase has product MTSPFKHPISHALTSFSGTVSEPELNVEHKAGATVHQFPPALWKSKPGKAKSPLDLAIEGSRDFFFREQLPKGYWWAELESNVTITAEYIMLLHFLGLVDHERERKMSNYLLSKQTEEGFWTIYYGGPGDLSTTVEAYFALKLAGYPAEHPALQKARAFILSKGGVIKSRVFTKIFLALFGEFDWLGVPSMPVELNLLPNWAYINIYEFSSWARATIIPLSIVMYKRPVHKLPPAQRVQELFVRPPRAIDYTFTKEEGIFTWKNFFIGLDHMLKVYERSPIRPFHKRAMAKAEEWVLEHQEESGDWGGIQPAMLNAVLALSVLGYENEHPAVAQGLKALEHFCIETEEQLVLQSCVSPVWDTALALKALVDAGVPSDHPSLVKGAQWLLEREVRRPGDWKIKSPDLEPGGWAFEFLNDWYPDVDDSGFVMIALKGIEVKDRKALDGAVKRGITWCLGMQSKNGGWGAFDKDNTRHILNKIPFADLEALIDPPTADLTGRMLELMGTFDYPITYPAAQRALEFLKKNQEPEGPWWGRWGVNYLYGTWSVLCGLAAIGEDMQQPYIKKAVNWIKSRQNIDGGWGETCESYHDATLAGMGESTASQTGWALLSLMAAGEAHSSTVVRGIQYLISTQKQDGTWDETQYTGTGFPKYFMIKYHIYRNCFPLMALGTYRTLTGAAE; this is encoded by the coding sequence GTGACGTCCCCCTTCAAGCACCCCATATCACATGCACTCACCTCATTCAGCGGCACCGTTAGTGAGCCGGAGTTGAACGTCGAACACAAGGCAGGGGCAACGGTCCACCAGTTCCCCCCCGCTCTCTGGAAGAGTAAACCGGGCAAGGCAAAGAGCCCTCTTGACCTCGCCATTGAAGGAAGCCGCGACTTCTTCTTCCGTGAACAGCTCCCCAAAGGATATTGGTGGGCCGAGCTGGAATCCAATGTCACCATCACCGCAGAATATATAATGCTGCTCCATTTCCTCGGGCTGGTCGATCACGAGCGCGAGCGCAAGATGAGCAACTACCTCCTCTCCAAGCAGACCGAGGAGGGATTCTGGACCATCTATTACGGCGGACCGGGCGACCTTTCCACCACCGTCGAGGCCTACTTCGCCTTGAAGCTCGCGGGCTACCCGGCCGAGCACCCGGCGCTCCAGAAGGCGCGCGCCTTCATCCTCTCCAAGGGTGGGGTGATCAAGTCCCGCGTCTTTACCAAGATCTTCCTGGCCCTGTTTGGCGAGTTCGACTGGCTGGGCGTGCCCAGCATGCCGGTGGAGCTGAACCTGCTCCCCAACTGGGCCTACATCAACATCTACGAATTCTCCAGCTGGGCCCGGGCCACCATCATCCCGCTCTCCATCGTGATGTACAAGCGGCCGGTGCACAAACTCCCCCCCGCGCAGCGCGTACAGGAACTGTTCGTGCGGCCGCCACGCGCCATCGACTACACCTTCACCAAGGAAGAAGGGATCTTCACCTGGAAAAACTTCTTCATCGGCCTGGACCACATGCTCAAGGTCTACGAGCGCAGCCCCATCCGCCCCTTCCACAAGCGGGCCATGGCCAAGGCCGAGGAATGGGTGCTGGAACACCAGGAGGAATCCGGTGACTGGGGCGGCATCCAGCCGGCCATGCTGAACGCGGTGCTGGCGCTGAGCGTCCTGGGCTACGAGAACGAGCATCCGGCGGTGGCCCAGGGGCTGAAGGCGCTGGAGCACTTTTGCATCGAGACTGAGGAGCAGTTGGTGCTCCAGTCCTGCGTCTCGCCGGTGTGGGATACGGCACTTGCCCTGAAGGCCCTGGTCGACGCCGGCGTGCCGTCCGACCACCCCTCGCTGGTGAAGGGCGCACAGTGGCTTTTGGAGCGCGAAGTGAGGCGCCCGGGCGATTGGAAGATCAAGTCCCCCGACCTCGAGCCGGGCGGCTGGGCGTTCGAATTTCTGAACGACTGGTATCCGGACGTCGATGACTCCGGCTTCGTCATGATCGCCCTGAAGGGGATCGAGGTGAAGGACCGCAAGGCGCTCGACGGCGCGGTGAAGAGGGGCATCACCTGGTGCCTGGGGATGCAGAGCAAAAACGGGGGCTGGGGCGCCTTCGACAAGGACAACACCAGGCACATCCTGAACAAGATCCCGTTCGCCGACCTTGAGGCGCTCATCGACCCGCCCACCGCCGATCTCACCGGCCGGATGCTGGAGTTGATGGGGACCTTCGACTATCCCATCACCTACCCGGCGGCGCAGCGCGCCCTGGAATTCCTGAAGAAGAACCAGGAGCCGGAAGGTCCCTGGTGGGGGCGCTGGGGGGTCAACTACCTCTACGGTACCTGGAGCGTACTGTGCGGCCTTGCCGCCATCGGCGAGGACATGCAGCAGCCCTACATCAAGAAGGCGGTCAACTGGATCAAGTCGCGCCAGAACATCGACGGCGGCTGGGGCGAGACCTGCGAGTCCTACCACGACGCCACCTTGGCGGGGATGGGAGAGAGCACGGCATCGCAGACCGGCTGGGCCCTTTTGAGTCTCATGGCGGCCGGCGAGGCCCACTCCTCCACCGTGGTGCGCGGCATCCAGTACCTGATCTCGACCCAGAAGCAGGACGGCACCTGGGACGAAACGCAGTACACCGGGACCGGGTTCCCCAAGTACTTCATGATCAAGTATCACATCTACCGCAACTGCTTCCCGCTCATGGCGCTGGGGACCTACCGCACCCTCACCGGCGCGGCGGAGTAG
- the hpnA gene encoding hopanoid-associated sugar epimerase produces the protein MKAFVTGATGFIGASIVRELLKDGCQVRVLVRPGSDRRNLAGLDLELHEGDLSEREPLVRALSGCDLLFHAAADYRLWTRTPQAMYDANVLGTRNILSAALAAGVGRVVYTSSVGTLGNPGDGTPGTEETPVDFVDMVGDYKKSKFLAERAAESYLEKGLPLVIVNPSTPVGPMDVKPTPTGKIIVDFLNGKMPAYLDTGLNLIDVEACARGHLLAAQKGRIGQKYILGNRNLTMAQIFEMLSALTGLKAPRVKLPYYPVLMAAYANHALSAVTGREPLIPLAGVQMARKFMYFDSGKAQAELGLPQTPVEDALERAVKWFKDNGYAPSP, from the coding sequence ATGAAAGCCTTCGTCACCGGAGCCACCGGCTTCATCGGCGCGAGCATCGTGCGCGAGCTCCTGAAGGATGGCTGCCAGGTACGCGTGCTGGTGCGCCCCGGCTCGGACCGGCGCAACCTGGCCGGGCTCGACCTGGAACTGCACGAGGGGGATCTCTCCGAGCGCGAGCCGCTGGTCAGGGCACTGTCCGGATGTGACCTCCTCTTCCACGCCGCCGCCGACTACCGGCTCTGGACGCGGACGCCGCAAGCGATGTACGACGCCAACGTGCTGGGCACCCGCAACATCCTTTCCGCCGCACTCGCCGCGGGCGTTGGCAGGGTCGTCTACACCAGCAGCGTGGGGACGCTGGGCAACCCCGGCGATGGCACCCCCGGTACCGAGGAGACCCCGGTCGATTTCGTCGACATGGTCGGCGATTACAAGAAGAGCAAGTTCCTCGCCGAGCGTGCCGCCGAGTCATACCTGGAGAAGGGGCTGCCGCTGGTGATTGTGAACCCGTCCACCCCGGTCGGGCCGATGGACGTGAAGCCGACGCCGACGGGAAAGATCATCGTCGATTTCCTGAACGGCAAGATGCCCGCCTACCTCGACACCGGCTTGAACCTGATCGACGTCGAGGCATGTGCGCGGGGGCACCTGCTGGCGGCCCAGAAAGGAAGGATCGGGCAGAAGTACATCCTGGGGAACCGCAACCTCACCATGGCGCAGATCTTCGAGATGCTCTCGGCGCTCACCGGGCTGAAGGCGCCGCGGGTGAAGCTTCCCTACTACCCGGTCCTCATGGCCGCCTATGCCAACCATGCGCTCTCCGCGGTGACCGGGCGCGAACCGCTCATCCCGCTGGCGGGGGTGCAGATGGCGAGAAAATTCATGTATTTCGATTCCGGCAAGGCGCAAGCAGAGCTGGGGTTGCCGCAGACTCCCGTTGAAGACGCCCTGGAGCGCGCGGTGAAGTGGTTCAAAGACAACGGCTATGCCCCTTCGCCCTAA
- a CDS encoding tRNA (mnm(5)s(2)U34)-methyltransferase, with the protein METLRGAVPLSHYFLRERVRPGDQVLDATCGNGLDTLLLAELVGEGGMVWAFDVQSRAISATRELLDREGRLAQVRLVEAGHERTAEFVPQGIMAAAFNLGYLPGGDTTLITDPANTVSALGQAAQLLAPCGIITVALYTGHAGGPEEAAAVEGWAAALHPGRFNVWRHRQLNRPDTAPYLVLIERIR; encoded by the coding sequence ATGGAGACGCTGCGCGGGGCGGTGCCGCTGTCGCATTACTTCCTGAGGGAGCGGGTGCGACCGGGAGACCAGGTGCTGGACGCAACCTGCGGCAACGGCCTTGATACCCTCCTGCTCGCGGAACTGGTCGGGGAGGGGGGGATGGTCTGGGCCTTCGACGTCCAGTCGCGCGCCATCTCGGCCACCCGCGAACTGCTGGATCGGGAAGGACGGCTGGCCCAGGTGCGGCTCGTCGAGGCGGGACACGAGCGGACGGCCGAGTTCGTACCGCAAGGCATCATGGCGGCGGCATTCAATCTCGGCTACCTTCCCGGCGGCGACACCACCCTGATCACTGACCCGGCCAATACCGTCTCCGCTCTTGGGCAGGCGGCGCAACTGCTCGCACCCTGCGGCATCATCACCGTCGCCCTCTACACCGGTCACGCTGGCGGCCCGGAGGAAGCGGCCGCCGTCGAAGGCTGGGCTGCCGCGCTGCACCCGGGCCGATTCAACGTCTGGCGGCACCGGCAATTGAACCGCCCCGACACGGCACCGTACCTGGTGCTGATCGAAAGGATCCGCTGA
- a CDS encoding MMPL family transporter, protein MNEAPKPSLLFSLAARRPWLVLTLALIVSALSIWLTAQRMEFLTGRDDLMPQNTSFNRDYRAFRAEFGSMEDIVVVIEGQDAEKVGEFGTRLHDTLAKDRAHFSDVFYPFALPYFRDNGLLFMSLDEIKELRRNLTLAAPALRALSASPSVQTLFTHMTGSIDRYLAGDEKQLPGIMFMLDKLGAGFTSFGTGKGSAPSMESVFMNQDSAFARAGRQQILTALPVRDMAGFVPAKAAIAVVRAEVARLKALPEYKGISVGLTGTPVLEHEEMTTSEKDITLATVVSLVLTVVLLLFAFRGVLNVFAAMVSLLVAISLSFGFATVAVGHLNILSMVFAVMLIGIGIEYGIQVVLRYQEELQLGAGEMVALETGVTRNTWAIIMAAATVAAAFLTFVFTDFRGIAELGIIAAGGVVICVLVTFTVLPALLVLLARYRKVRTAAATARPSEHGALSRLLFDRPRLVIALTLALCVASLYPLSRVSFDYNLMNLQAKGLESVTYAYKLMRSKENSGYFAVVMADNAADAQAKTAKLERLPSVDHVVSLNTLVPDHQPEKLAELAALQRELADVKPAPYEENLSLMELPKVFEAFRNAAVALKERLEKERRPEAKQAAAFVATLDKFFAGLEKERDKNAVGMLQDFQGGMFKDLPAKIELLKQSLTAKPVTEADVPKELRSRFVGKTGKLMLQVAPKGEIFNREPLKTFIDEVRSVEPHATGEPVMVYESMTIMRDSYRLAFIYAFVAIVGILLLAFRSVKFALIGLVPLLVGLLFMVSGMWLFGISFNSANIIVMPLVLGIAVDSGIYIINRYRREEGSAAGVILSSTGVGVLLNTLTIMASFGALMVARHQGVFSIGAVMSLGMVACQIAFMVTLPAVLTLAAKK, encoded by the coding sequence ATGAATGAAGCCCCAAAACCTAGCCTGCTCTTCTCCCTCGCGGCGCGCCGCCCCTGGCTGGTGCTGACCCTGGCACTTATTGTCTCGGCATTATCGATCTGGCTCACTGCGCAGCGCATGGAGTTTCTCACCGGGCGCGATGACCTGATGCCGCAGAACACCTCCTTCAACCGCGACTACCGCGCCTTCCGAGCCGAGTTCGGCAGCATGGAGGATATCGTGGTGGTGATCGAGGGGCAGGATGCCGAGAAGGTGGGAGAGTTCGGCACGCGCCTGCACGACACGCTCGCCAAGGACAGGGCTCACTTCTCCGATGTCTTCTATCCTTTCGCGCTCCCCTATTTCCGCGACAACGGTCTGCTGTTCATGTCGTTGGACGAGATAAAGGAATTGCGCCGCAACCTGACCCTTGCGGCGCCAGCCTTGCGGGCGCTCTCTGCGTCCCCCTCGGTGCAGACCCTTTTCACCCACATGACCGGGAGCATCGACCGCTACCTGGCCGGCGACGAGAAGCAGCTGCCGGGCATCATGTTCATGCTGGACAAGCTGGGCGCCGGTTTCACCAGTTTCGGGACCGGGAAGGGGAGCGCTCCCTCGATGGAAAGCGTCTTCATGAACCAGGATTCCGCCTTCGCGCGCGCCGGGCGCCAGCAGATACTGACCGCGCTCCCGGTACGGGACATGGCGGGATTCGTCCCCGCCAAGGCGGCCATAGCCGTGGTCCGCGCCGAGGTGGCACGCCTGAAGGCGCTGCCCGAATACAAGGGGATCAGCGTGGGGCTCACCGGGACCCCGGTCCTCGAGCACGAGGAGATGACCACCAGCGAGAAGGACATCACCCTGGCGACCGTGGTTTCCCTGGTGCTGACGGTGGTCCTGCTCCTGTTCGCCTTCCGCGGCGTCCTCAACGTCTTTGCCGCCATGGTTTCCCTGCTGGTCGCCATCTCCCTCTCGTTCGGGTTCGCCACCGTCGCGGTCGGCCACCTGAACATACTCTCCATGGTGTTTGCCGTGATGTTGATCGGCATCGGTATCGAGTACGGCATCCAGGTGGTGCTGCGCTACCAGGAGGAGTTGCAACTGGGGGCGGGTGAAATGGTTGCCCTGGAAACAGGGGTGACCAGGAACACGTGGGCCATCATCATGGCCGCGGCCACCGTCGCCGCCGCCTTCCTCACCTTCGTCTTCACCGACTTCCGCGGCATCGCCGAACTGGGCATCATCGCGGCCGGCGGGGTCGTCATCTGCGTCCTGGTCACCTTCACCGTGCTCCCCGCGTTGCTGGTGCTCCTCGCGCGCTACCGCAAGGTACGCACCGCCGCCGCCACGGCACGCCCCAGCGAGCACGGGGCGCTGTCCCGGCTCCTCTTCGACCGTCCCCGGCTGGTCATCGCCCTGACCCTGGCGCTGTGCGTCGCCTCGCTCTATCCCCTGTCACGGGTCTCCTTCGACTACAACCTGATGAACCTGCAGGCCAAGGGGCTGGAGTCGGTTACCTACGCCTACAAGCTGATGAGAAGCAAGGAGAACAGCGGCTACTTCGCCGTGGTCATGGCCGATAACGCCGCCGACGCCCAGGCGAAAACGGCCAAGCTGGAGCGGCTGCCGAGCGTGGACCACGTGGTGAGCCTGAACACGTTGGTGCCGGACCACCAGCCGGAAAAGCTCGCGGAACTGGCCGCGCTGCAACGGGAGCTTGCCGACGTGAAGCCGGCACCGTACGAGGAAAACCTCTCGCTCATGGAGCTTCCCAAGGTCTTCGAGGCCTTTAGGAACGCCGCGGTCGCGCTCAAGGAGCGGCTGGAGAAGGAGCGGCGCCCGGAAGCGAAGCAGGCGGCGGCCTTCGTGGCGACCCTGGACAAGTTTTTTGCCGGGCTGGAAAAGGAGCGGGACAAGAACGCGGTGGGGATGCTCCAGGATTTCCAGGGGGGGATGTTCAAGGACCTCCCGGCCAAGATCGAGCTTCTCAAGCAGAGTCTCACGGCCAAGCCGGTGACCGAGGCGGACGTACCGAAGGAACTCCGTTCCCGTTTCGTGGGGAAAACCGGGAAGCTGATGTTGCAGGTCGCTCCCAAGGGGGAGATCTTCAACCGCGAACCGCTCAAGACCTTCATCGACGAGGTGAGAAGCGTGGAACCGCATGCCACCGGGGAGCCGGTGATGGTCTACGAGTCCATGACCATCATGCGCGATTCTTATCGCCTCGCCTTCATCTACGCCTTCGTGGCCATCGTCGGGATCCTGCTGCTCGCCTTTAGGAGTGTGAAATTCGCGCTGATCGGGCTGGTCCCGCTACTGGTGGGGCTTTTGTTCATGGTGAGCGGCATGTGGCTCTTCGGCATCAGTTTCAACTCGGCCAACATCATCGTGATGCCGTTGGTATTGGGGATCGCGGTCGACTCCGGGATCTACATCATCAACCGGTACCGGCGCGAGGAGGGGAGTGCCGCGGGTGTGATCCTGAGCTCCACCGGGGTCGGGGTGCTGTTGAACACGCTGACCATCATGGCCAGTTTCGGGGCGCTCATGGTGGCGCGGCACCAGGGGGTGTTCAGCATCGGGGCGGTGATGTCGCTGGGGATGGTTGCCTGCCAGATAGCGTTCATGGTGACGCTGCCGGCGGTGCTCACGCTGGCGGCAAAAAAATAA
- a CDS encoding epoxyqueuosine reductase QueH, whose protein sequence is MKILLHICCAPCAIYPVKELRSAGLDVTGLFFNHNIHPYTEYKLRMEALKTYAKLVELEVHYREEYLLEEFLTNVAGEPQGRCAYCYRSRLEEAARTAAEMGFKRFTSTLLYSRYQNQQLIREFGVKLGERYGVEFHYEDFRTGWQEGINLSKEMGLYRQKYCGCIYSEKERYVRK, encoded by the coding sequence ATGAAGATACTGCTGCACATCTGCTGCGCGCCCTGTGCCATCTACCCGGTCAAGGAACTCAGATCCGCCGGGCTCGATGTCACAGGGCTCTTCTTCAACCACAACATCCACCCGTACACCGAGTACAAGCTGCGCATGGAGGCCCTGAAGACCTATGCGAAGCTGGTGGAGTTGGAGGTGCACTACCGGGAGGAATACCTCCTGGAGGAGTTCCTCACCAACGTGGCCGGCGAGCCCCAGGGGCGCTGCGCTTACTGCTACCGCTCCCGCCTGGAGGAAGCCGCACGCACCGCCGCAGAGATGGGCTTCAAGAGGTTCACCTCCACCCTGCTCTACAGTCGCTATCAAAACCAGCAGCTGATCCGGGAGTTTGGTGTCAAACTTGGCGAGCGCTACGGCGTGGAGTTCCACTACGAGGATTTCCGCACCGGCTGGCAGGAAGGGATCAACCTCTCCAAAGAGATGGGGCTGTACCGTCAGAAATACTGCGGCTGCATCTACAGCGAAAAGGAACGCTACGTCAGGAAGTAA
- a CDS encoding DUF2905 domain-containing protein, with translation MPSFGKSLIVIGLIIAAVGALFTLAGKIPWLGRLPGDIYVKKENFTFYFPLATSIIISLLLSFILWLFRK, from the coding sequence ATGCCCTCCTTCGGAAAATCCCTCATTGTCATCGGCCTGATCATCGCCGCCGTCGGCGCGCTCTTCACCCTTGCCGGGAAGATCCCGTGGCTAGGGCGTTTGCCGGGCGACATATACGTGAAGAAGGAGAACTTCACCTTCTACTTCCCGCTTGCCACCAGCATCATCATCTCCCTGCTGCTCTCCTTCATCCTCTGGCTGTTCCGGAAGTAA